DNA from Aliarcobacter butzleri:
CAGTTATCGTAAAAGATGGTGTTGAAAGAATGTATGGTGAAAAACAAGAAGATGTCTTCTACTATATTACTACGTTAAATCAAAACTATGTACAACCAGCAATGCCAGAAGGTGCAGAAGAAGGAATCATCAAAGGTATTTATAAAGTAAAAACTTTTGAAGCAAAAAATGATTTCAAAGTTAAACTTTTAGGTTCAGGTTCTATCTTCCAAGAAGCAATCAGAGCAGCAGAAATTTTATCAAGCGAATATGATATTAAAATAGATATTTATTCAGTTACTTCATACAATGAATTAACAAGAGAAGCACAAGATATTGAAAGAGAAAATCTTTTAAATTTAGATAAAGAAGCAAAAATTCCTTATATAGAAAAAGTTTTAGGAAGCAATAATGATAATATTGTTATTAGTGCAACAGATTATATGAAATCATATTCTGAACAACTAAGACCTTATGTAAAAGGAAGTTTCAAAGCTTTAGGAACTGATGGATTTGGAAGAAGTGATAGTAGAGCAAATTTAAGAAAATTCTTTGAAGTTGATACAAACTTTATCGTTTACACAACTTTAGCAGAACTTGCAAGAAATGGTAAACTAGATAAAAAAGTTGCTCTTGAAGCTATGAAAAAATATGAAATTGATTCAAATAGAATCAATCCAAGAAACGCATAAGGAGTAAAAAATGGCAAAAGTTTATGATATTTTTATTCCTGATTTAGGTGCTGATAAAGATGTTGACTTAATCGATATTATGGTTAAAGTTGGAGATAAAGTAGAAGTTGAAGATGGACTTATAACTTTAGAAACAGAAAAAGCTTCTATGGATGTTCCTACAACTCATGCTGGAATTATCAAAGAAATTTTAGTAAAAGTTGGTGACAAAGCAAATAGTGGTGATTTAATCGCTAGAGTTGAAGCACAAGATGACTCAAGTGCTGATGAACCAAAAGTTGAAGTTGCAACACCTGCAAAAGTTGAAGAACCAAAAGAAGAAGTTGTTGCTGTTCAAACTCCAACACAATTTGTAAAAGAACAAACTATAAAATCTGTTGTTGAAGAAGTAAGAGTACCTGATTTAGGAGCAGAAAAAGATGTTGATTTAATCGATGTTATGATTCATGTTGGTGATGTTATAGTAAAAGACTATAGTATTATCACACTTGAAACAGAAAAAGCTTCTATGGATGTTCCTGCACCATTTGGTGGAGAAGTTATTGAAATTTTTGTAGAAAAAGGACAAAAAATCAATAGTGGAGATTTAATAGCAAAAGTTATAAAAAGTGTTGTTATTGAAGATAAAGTTCCAACTCCTACATTTGCTGCAAATACAACTCCTACAAAAGTAGAAAAAGTAGCAAGTTCTACTCCTACAATCCAAGAAGTAGCAGCTATTAGCATTGAAAAAGAAGATAGTAAAGTTTTATCTAAAAAAGCTACTAAAGTTTATGCTTCACCAAGTGTAAGAAAAATAGCAAGAGAATTTGGTGTTGATTTAGGATTTGTAAAAGGAAGTGGTGAAAAAGGAAGAATCTTAAAAGATGATATTAAAGCTTATGTAAAAGAGCAGTTAAATAAACCTGCTACTGCTTCAAATATTGGTTTTGGATTTAACTTACCTGAATCAAAAGAGATAGACTTTTCTGTATTTGGTAACGTTGAAAGAGTTGAACTAAGTCGTGTTCAAAAAGTTTCTGGACCATTTTTACATAAAAACTATTTATCTATGCCTCACGTTACACAATTTGATGAAGCTGATATTACAGAACTTGAAGAGTTTAGAAAAGCACAAAATAATATCGCTAAAGATTTCAAACTATCTCCTTTAGTATTTATTATAAAAGCTGTTCAAAAAGCTTTACAAATTCATCCAAAATTCAACTCAAGTTTAAGTAGTGATGGACAAGAGTTAATTATGAAAAAATACTTTAATATTGGAGTTGCTGTTGATACACCAAATGGTTTATTAGTTCCAGTAATTAAAGATGTTGATAAAAAAGGTTTCAAAGATATTGCTATTGAATTAGCTGAACTTTCAAAAAAAGCAAGAGATGGAAAATTAACAAGTGCAGATATGAGTGGTGGATGCTTCACTATTTCAAGCCTTGGTGGAATTGGTGGAACATACTTCACGCCAATTATAAATGCTCCAGAAGTTGCAATTTTAGGTGTTTCAAAATCTTCTATTAAACCTGTATTTGATGGTAAAGAATTTAAGCCAAAATTAATTTTACCTCTAAGTTTATCTTATGATCACAAAGTAATTGATGGTGCAGATGGTGCTAGATTTACTACTACTTTATCACAACTTTTAAGTGATATTAGATTACTAAGCTTATAAGGAGTTATTATGAACGAAATAAAAACTCAAGTTTTAGTAATCGGAGCAGGTCCTGGAGGTTATTCAGCTGCTTTTAGATGTGCGGATTTAGGACTAGAAACAACTATAGTTGAGAGATACTCAACTTTAGGTGGAGTTTGTTTAAATGTTGGTTGTATTCCATCAAAAGCTTTACTTCATGTTGCAAAAGTTATTGAAGAAGCAAAACATATAGAAAAAGCTGGTATCTTTTATGAAGAGCCAAAAATTGATATAAAAAAAGTTGCTGAATACAAAAGTGGAGTTGTAAAAAAACTTACTGGTGGATTAGATGCAATGGCTAAAATGAGAAAAGTAAACCATGTACAAGGTTATGCAACATTTTTAGATGAACATAGTGTTGAAGTTGCTCTTACAAACAGTGATGAAAAAACAAAAATCACTTTTGAGTATTGTATTATTGCAGCTGGTAGCCAAAGTTCTAAAATGTCATTTATTCCACATGAAGACCCAAGAATTTGGGATTCAACAGATGCACTTGAAGTAAAAGAAGTACCAAAAAAACTTCTTATTCTTGGTGGTGGAATTATCGGACTTGAAATGGGTACAGTTTACTCAACTTTAGGAAGTCAAGTTGATGTTGCGATTCGAGGAGAGCAACTTATGACTGGAACTGATGCCGATATAATCAAACTTTATACAAAAGCAAATAGTAACAGATTTAATATCATGACAAAAACTCAAACTCAAAGTATTATTCCTAAAAATGAAGGAATTTATGTAGAGTTTAAAGGTGAAAACGCACCAAAAGAAGGTATTTTATATGATGCTGTTTTAGTTGCTCTTGGAAGAAGTGCAAATGGAAATAAACTTGGACTTGAAAATACAAATGTAGAAGTAAATGAACAAGGATTAATCAAAGTTGATAATCAACTACGAACAAAAGTAAATCATATTTTTGCTATTGGAGATATCATCGGTCAACCAATGCTTGCACACAAAGCTGTACATGAAGGTCATGTAGCTGCTGAAGTTATTGCAGGTCATAAAGTATTCTTTGAACCAAAACAAATTCCATCTATTGCATATACATTCCCTGAAATTGCATGGGCTGGTATGACTGAAACTGAAGCTAAAAAAGCTAGTATCAACTATGAAGTTTCAACTTTCCCTTGGAGTGCAAGTGGTAGAGCATTAGCAAGTGATGTTTCTTCTACAGGTATGACAAAACTAATTTTTGATAAAGATACACATCAATTAATTGGTGGAGCACTTGTAGGGGAAAATGCTGGAGAACTTCTTGGAGAAATCTCTTTAGCCCTTGAAATGGATTGTGATGCAGAAGATATAGCTCTTACAATTCACGCTCACCCTACACTTCACGAGTCTATTGGTATGGCTGCTGAGATTTTCGATGGAACAATCACAGATTTACCAAACGCAAAAGCTGTAAAGAGAAAATAATTTCTCTTTACAAATTTTAAAATCTATCTTTTTTATACAGAAATCTACCCTAGTTTTATTTTATTTATTGCTAAAATAAGAAAAAACAAAGGATAAATCTCATGACTATTTGGCAAAACGTACCTTTTGAAGATGAAGCAGCGATAAAAGAATGGGCAAATAAAAATAATATAAAATATAGTGTTATAAAATGTTATGAAAATGAGCCTTTATATGCTGATGATTTACTTATAGTTTTGGGTGGTTCTATGAGCGCTTATGATGATATTGATTTTATAAAAAAAGAAATAGAGTTTTTGGAAAATCATATTAAAGAAGGTAAAAAAGTTTTTGGTATTTGTTTAGGTGCACAACTTATTGCAAAAGCTTTGAAAGCAGAAGTTTATTCTTCAAAAACTAGAGAAATTGGCTGGAGAGAAATCGAGGTTTTCCCTCATATTTTGACATCAAATCTAAAACCAAAACAGATGGTATTTCACTGGCATGGTGATACTTTTGACTTACCAAAAAATACAATAAGACTTGCTTCAAATGATGCTTTTATAAATCAAGCCTTTGCTACAAAAAATGGTTTTGTAGTAGGAACACAATTTCACTTTGAGACAAATGGAGGCTCTTTAAAATCTATACTAAAAGAAGATTCTGAGTATCTTAACTTTGATTCACCATATATTCAAAATATTGAAGAGATAAAAGAAGGTAAAAAATATATAAAAGAGACAAATAGAGCTTTATTTGATTTGCTTGATGTTTGGAAAAATCTATAAAATATAGATTTATTCCAATCTATTTTACATTAACTATTATATTTTAAATAAATCATATTTGAAATTCAATTGAAGTTAAGTTTATAAAGAGAGAAAACTCTCTTTATAAGTTAAAAATCATATTTCATAGTAAGTGTAAAGTTTCTTGGATCACCATAAGAAACTTGGTTATAAAAACCTATATTTGTATAATATTTTTCATCAAATATATTATTAACATTTAATTGAACTGATAAATCTTTATCAATTTTATATTTAGCCATAGCATTTACTAAAACATATGATTCTTGCTCAACTCCATTTTCATAAGTTTTTTCTCTCCAATTTGCTCCAGCACCTAAACTAAATTTATCCCAACTATATTTTGAAAAGACATTAAAAGTTTTTCTAGGAAAAGAAGTGTTTATTTTATTATCATCAGCATCTTTTGCTTCAAATTGAGAATATCCAACGCCTAAATTCCAGTTATCAGTAATTTCTCCATTTATATCAATTTCAAATCCTTTACTAGTAGTTCCTTCAGCTTCTATACTTGCTTGAGTTGTAGTTCCTGGAATCATCGCACCACTTGGATCAGTTTGAGCTAATTTATCTTGTTCTATTCTAAAAACTGAAAAACTTGCATTTAATTTATCTTCAAAAAATGCTGCTTTTATCCCTGCTTCATAATTTTTACCCTCAATTGGATTAAGATATTTTCCATTTTTGTCTCTCTCACTTTGAGGGTTAAAAATATCAGTATAACTTGTAAAAATTGTATAGTTATCATCGATGTTATAAACTAAACCTGCATAAGGTGTTAAGATATTATTATGTTCATAGTTTTGTTTTTCACCATAATTAAATGCATCTCTTTCCCAATTAGTTATTCTACTTCCACCAATAAATTTTAAACTATCAGTTAAAGAAATTTTTCCAACTAGATAACCTGCTGTTTGTTTTGTATTTGTATCTACCACTTGAAAAGATTTTCCCCATTTTGGTTCACTTGTTCCTTTATATGTATAAAAGTTATCTATACTTGAATTAAAGCTCCCAGCAATACTTGGAGTATTATAAGCTTCCAAATCTTGCTCGCTATACATAACTCCAGCAACTATTTCATGGTCCAATTTATTCACTTGAAGAGGAATAGAAGTATAAATATCAACATTATGTTGCTTTTGGAAATTTTCATATCCTTGAACAGCCGCCGCACTTAATCCACTTCCCGTATTTTTATCCAAACTTCCACTAACATAAGAAAGTTTTGAATCTCCGTAATTATCAGAATATGAATATGCTCCATACAATTTTATATCATTATCAAAATAATGTTCAACATTTGTAAAATAGTTTTTATTTTCAGAAGACCAATATGTCCAATCTGAAGCAGTTGATTTTGATCTATCCCAATTTGTAGATGTTCCATCACTAAACTTTGAAGGTAATCCACCCCACATACTTCCTTTTGGGTCATTTTTTTGATAGCTAGTTCCTAAAGAAACTCTTGTATTATCTGTTATATCAGCATCAACAACTCCATATAGAACTGTTTTTTTATTTTCATAATAATCTATAAATGATTTTTTTTCTTCATAACTTGTTGCAATTCTAGCTCTAACATTTCCTTTTTCATCAAGTGGCGTTTGAACGTCTAAAGTACCTTTATATTTATCCCAAGATCCACCTTGTAAAGAAATATCTCCTTTAAATTCTTTTGAATTTGCATGTTTTCTTACCAAATTTATAGCTGCACTTGGATTTCCAGCTCCTGTTAATAATCCTGTTGATCCTCTAACAATTTCAACTCTGTCATATATAGTTAAATCTTGTGAAGTTTCACCTGTCATAAATCCACTTTGATAAGTTGTTGTTACTCCATCAATTTGATAATTATTAATTCCAAATCCTCTAGCAGAATAGCTATTTCTTTCACTATCCATATTATTAGAACTAAGTCCTGTAACACTATTAACTACATCAGTAATATCTTGTAAACCCATATCTTCTATTTGTTGTCGAGTAACAACACTCACTGATTGTGGCGTTTCACGAATAGATAAATCCAATTTTGTTGCAGTATTCATACTTCCCGTTGTATAAGAATTTGAGTTTTCTGTTGTACTTCCTAAATAACTATCATTAACAGAAATTGGCTCTAAAACCGTACCTTGTCCTATTGCTTTTTCTCTTATTAAGATTGTTCCATCTTCTATAGTTGCTTTTAGATTTGTATCTTTTAATATCTCATTTAGAGCATTTTCTACACCTTCTACATTATTTATATTTGGTGCTTTCTTTCCATCAAGTAATTTACCATCTACCATATATGGCATATTTGATTTTTTACTTATCTCTTCTATTGCTTGTTTTAAAGATAAGTTTGAAATTGAAAATTGTTCTGCATTTAAACTTGTATTTAAAAGTATTGCTAATACTGGAGCAACAAGTATTGATTTCCTTTTCATTTTTATTCTCCTTATTTATTATAAGAACAATTATTAAAATTGTTTCCTTTTACAATAAGACGTTTGAGATTAAAAAATCAGACACTTTTTTATAAGGAATTTTGAATTTTATTAAAATTTTTTCACAAAGCACCATTTTATAGTACTTTTAAAAAAGATAAATTTTATGAGATTTTTTAAAGAATTATTTGAAATTTTAATTTTTTCACTTATAAATAGCTTAATATATGAATTTTAAGTTTTGATTAAGGGATTATTTTTGAGAGTTTTTATACTTCTATTGTATAAAAGCAAAAAAACTCTTCTTCTTTTTCTAAAGATAATATTCCTTTTTTATCCTCTATTTTTTGATTTGCATTTTCTTCATCAGCAATTCCAAACCAAGGTTCAATACAAACAAAAGGAGCATCATTTGGTTTTGACCAAATACCTAAATAAGGGAAATTATCAAATTTTATTTTTACCCTACTTTTATTTTCTATGTTTTTTAAAGTAATTTGTTTGATATTAGAGTCATTAAAAACTAAAGCATCTTCTTTAAATAAATCTTTATCTAAATACAACTTACTATTTTCAAGGTTCAAATCTTGATTTTTATAAATCAAACCTTTCTCATCTAAAAAGTATCTTTTTGTAGTTTTTATATTTTCAAACTCCAAAAAATCACCAACTTGAGTATTAAAAGCAGGATGAGCACCTATTGAAAAGTACATCTTTTCATCACTTTTGTTTTTTACTTTATATGAAACTATCAAACTATTTTTATCTAGTTTATAACAAATATTTAACTCAAAAAAGAAAGGATAAAACTCCAAACTTTTTTCATCACTTTTTAGTCTAAACTCTATAAAATCAGCTTCATTTTGCACAATTTCAAACTCTTTATCTCTGGCAATTCCATGTTGAGAAAGAGAATATTTTTTATTTTTATAAAAATAACTATCTTCTTTTAGTCTTCCAACTATTGGGAAAAGAACAGGAGAGTGTCTAGCCCAATATTTACTATTTGCTTGCCAAATATACTCGAAGTTTTCATCACATTTTTTTAGACTATTTAGTTCTGCTCCAAAAGATTTTATTTGTGCTTTTATAAAACTATTTTTTATTTCATAGTTCAATCTATAATACCTTTTGTTTTTAAAGCTTCTAAAGTTAAAGCTTTTCTTTTTGCTAAATCTTCTTTTGTTTTTGTGTCGATATTTAAAGCAAAAAACCAAACATCATTTTTTGTTTCAACATAACCAACATACCAACCATATTTTCCTTCCCAACCTGTTTTTGCTCTAACTACATAATTTTCGCTTTTTTCATCAATCATCAACTCTTTTAGAAGATTTATATCTTCTTCTTTAAAAGCTAAATTGTTTGCTTGTAATTGTTTTAAAAATCTTATCTCTTCAAAAGCTGTAATTCTCAAACTCTCATCCAACCAAAAATCAGTTACATCTTTGCCTATTGTTTTATTCCCATAATTAAGCTCTTTTAGATACTTTTTATATTTTTCAACTCCAATTTTTGAAGCGAACTCTTTATAACACCAAACACAAGAACTTTTAAAAGCTGATTGTAAAGTTTGGTCTTTATTCCAAGCATCAAACTCTCTTACTTTTTTATCCCAAACTATTATAGAATCTTTGTTTACAACACCTTCATTTAAAGCTATCAAAGTATTTGGTATTTTAAATGTTGAAGCAGGAGAAAACGATGTATTTGCTCGCTTTTCATTATAAATATCTACTTTTTTTGTATTTAAAGACTCTAGTACTAAAGTTCCTTCAACTTGGTATTTTTTAAATAAATTTTCAAGTTCCACATCATTTGCGAATAAATTTATTGAAAAAATTAAAATAAAAATTAGTTTTATTTTTTTATTCATTTTATATTTCCTTATTTTTTAATTGTGGTATTTTATAAAATTTTACCTTTTTAAATATTTTTAGAACTTGTATTTGTTCTTCTATTTCTTGAAGCAAACCTTTTTGATTTCGTGCTTGAAGATGAATTTTCATCTTTTGGTTTTACTTTTCTATTTTGATTTGAATTATTAGCTTTATTTCCTCTATTACTTCTATTTCCAATAGGTTCTGCTTTGATATTTGGATTTACTTTAAATCCATTTATCTCTACTTTTTTGATTTTTTGTTTAATTAACTTTTCAATTCCAAATAAATACTCATGTTCATCTACACAAACTAAAGATATAGCAATACCATTATTTCCTGCTCGTCCAGTTCTTCCTATTCTATGAACATAATCTTCTGCAACATTTGGTAATTCAAAATTTACAACATGAGGAAGTTGTTCAATATCAATTCCACGCGCTGCAATATCAGTTGCAACTAAAACTCTTACTTTTCCATTTTTAAAATCATCTAATGCTTTTGTTCTTGCGCCTTGCGATTTATTTCCATGAATTGCTGCTGATGTAATTTTATCTTTTACAAGTGCTTCGCTTAGTTTATTTGCTCCATGTTTTGTTCTTGTGAAAACCAAAACTTGTTGCCAACTATTTTTATTTACTAAATGTAATAAAAGCTCTTTCTTTCTATCTTTATCAACATGATGAACAACCTGCTCAACTTTGAAAGAAGCACTATTTGCTTTTGAAACTTCTACTAAAACAGGTGATTTTAGTAAGCCATCAGCCAACTTTTTTATTTCATTTGAAAAAGTTGCTGAAAAAAGTAGATTTTGTCTTTGTTTTGGCAAAATTGCTAAAATCTTTTTAATATCATTTATAAATCCCATATCAAGCATTCTATCTGCCTCATCCAACACTAAAAACTCTATTTTTGATAAATCAAGACTATCTTGAGAGATTAAATCAAGCAATCTTCCAGGAGTTGCGATGATGATGTCAACACCTTTTTTTAAAAGAGCTTTTTGTGGATTTATTCCAACTCCTCCAAAAATAACTGCTGATTTAAAAGGAAGATATTTCCCATAAGTTTCAACACTTTGTGCAACTTGAGCTGCAAGTTCTCTTGTTGGAGTAAGAATCAAAGCTCTAACTTGAGTTTTTTTATCTTTAAAATTACTATCTTTTAATCTTTGTAAAAGTGGAAGTGTAAATCCAGCTGTTTTTCC
Protein-coding regions in this window:
- a CDS encoding dihydrolipoyllysine-residue acetyltransferase, giving the protein MAKVYDIFIPDLGADKDVDLIDIMVKVGDKVEVEDGLITLETEKASMDVPTTHAGIIKEILVKVGDKANSGDLIARVEAQDDSSADEPKVEVATPAKVEEPKEEVVAVQTPTQFVKEQTIKSVVEEVRVPDLGAEKDVDLIDVMIHVGDVIVKDYSIITLETEKASMDVPAPFGGEVIEIFVEKGQKINSGDLIAKVIKSVVIEDKVPTPTFAANTTPTKVEKVASSTPTIQEVAAISIEKEDSKVLSKKATKVYASPSVRKIAREFGVDLGFVKGSGEKGRILKDDIKAYVKEQLNKPATASNIGFGFNLPESKEIDFSVFGNVERVELSRVQKVSGPFLHKNYLSMPHVTQFDEADITELEEFRKAQNNIAKDFKLSPLVFIIKAVQKALQIHPKFNSSLSSDGQELIMKKYFNIGVAVDTPNGLLVPVIKDVDKKGFKDIAIELAELSKKARDGKLTSADMSGGCFTISSLGGIGGTYFTPIINAPEVAILGVSKSSIKPVFDGKEFKPKLILPLSLSYDHKVIDGADGARFTTTLSQLLSDIRLLSL
- the lpdA gene encoding dihydrolipoyl dehydrogenase: MNEIKTQVLVIGAGPGGYSAAFRCADLGLETTIVERYSTLGGVCLNVGCIPSKALLHVAKVIEEAKHIEKAGIFYEEPKIDIKKVAEYKSGVVKKLTGGLDAMAKMRKVNHVQGYATFLDEHSVEVALTNSDEKTKITFEYCIIAAGSQSSKMSFIPHEDPRIWDSTDALEVKEVPKKLLILGGGIIGLEMGTVYSTLGSQVDVAIRGEQLMTGTDADIIKLYTKANSNRFNIMTKTQTQSIIPKNEGIYVEFKGENAPKEGILYDAVLVALGRSANGNKLGLENTNVEVNEQGLIKVDNQLRTKVNHIFAIGDIIGQPMLAHKAVHEGHVAAEVIAGHKVFFEPKQIPSIAYTFPEIAWAGMTETEAKKASINYEVSTFPWSASGRALASDVSSTGMTKLIFDKDTHQLIGGALVGENAGELLGEISLALEMDCDAEDIALTIHAHPTLHESIGMAAEIFDGTITDLPNAKAVKRK
- a CDS encoding type 1 glutamine amidotransferase, encoding MTIWQNVPFEDEAAIKEWANKNNIKYSVIKCYENEPLYADDLLIVLGGSMSAYDDIDFIKKEIEFLENHIKEGKKVFGICLGAQLIAKALKAEVYSSKTREIGWREIEVFPHILTSNLKPKQMVFHWHGDTFDLPKNTIRLASNDAFINQAFATKNGFVVGTQFHFETNGGSLKSILKEDSEYLNFDSPYIQNIEEIKEGKKYIKETNRALFDLLDVWKNL
- a CDS encoding TonB-dependent siderophore receptor, with translation MKRKSILVAPVLAILLNTSLNAEQFSISNLSLKQAIEEISKKSNMPYMVDGKLLDGKKAPNINNVEGVENALNEILKDTNLKATIEDGTILIREKAIGQGTVLEPISVNDSYLGSTTENSNSYTTGSMNTATKLDLSIRETPQSVSVVTRQQIEDMGLQDITDVVNSVTGLSSNNMDSERNSYSARGFGINNYQIDGVTTTYQSGFMTGETSQDLTIYDRVEIVRGSTGLLTGAGNPSAAINLVRKHANSKEFKGDISLQGGSWDKYKGTLDVQTPLDEKGNVRARIATSYEEKKSFIDYYENKKTVLYGVVDADITDNTRVSLGTSYQKNDPKGSMWGGLPSKFSDGTSTNWDRSKSTASDWTYWSSENKNYFTNVEHYFDNDIKLYGAYSYSDNYGDSKLSYVSGSLDKNTGSGLSAAAVQGYENFQKQHNVDIYTSIPLQVNKLDHEIVAGVMYSEQDLEAYNTPSIAGSFNSSIDNFYTYKGTSEPKWGKSFQVVDTNTKQTAGYLVGKISLTDSLKFIGGSRITNWERDAFNYGEKQNYEHNNILTPYAGLVYNIDDNYTIFTSYTDIFNPQSERDKNGKYLNPIEGKNYEAGIKAAFFEDKLNASFSVFRIEQDKLAQTDPSGAMIPGTTTQASIEAEGTTSKGFEIDINGEITDNWNLGVGYSQFEAKDADDNKINTSFPRKTFNVFSKYSWDKFSLGAGANWREKTYENGVEQESYVLVNAMAKYKIDKDLSVQLNVNNIFDEKYYTNIGFYNQVSYGDPRNFTLTMKYDF
- a CDS encoding aldose 1-epimerase family protein — protein: MNYEIKNSFIKAQIKSFGAELNSLKKCDENFEYIWQANSKYWARHSPVLFPIVGRLKEDSYFYKNKKYSLSQHGIARDKEFEIVQNEADFIEFRLKSDEKSLEFYPFFFELNICYKLDKNSLIVSYKVKNKSDEKMYFSIGAHPAFNTQVGDFLEFENIKTTKRYFLDEKGLIYKNQDLNLENSKLYLDKDLFKEDALVFNDSNIKQITLKNIENKSRVKIKFDNFPYLGIWSKPNDAPFVCIEPWFGIADEENANQKIEDKKGILSLEKEEEFFCFYTIEV
- the blaOXA gene encoding class D beta-lactamase, translated to MNKKIKLIFILIFSINLFANDVELENLFKKYQVEGTLVLESLNTKKVDIYNEKRANTSFSPASTFKIPNTLIALNEGVVNKDSIIVWDKKVREFDAWNKDQTLQSAFKSSCVWCYKEFASKIGVEKYKKYLKELNYGNKTIGKDVTDFWLDESLRITAFEEIRFLKQLQANNLAFKEEDINLLKELMIDEKSENYVVRAKTGWEGKYGWYVGYVETKNDVWFFALNIDTKTKEDLAKRKALTLEALKTKGIID
- a CDS encoding DEAD/DEAH box helicase, with protein sequence MSFSNLGLCKEILRAIKEEGYTTPTPIQSKSIPVILSKKDVLAAAQTGTGKTAGFTLPLLQRLKDSNFKDKKTQVRALILTPTRELAAQVAQSVETYGKYLPFKSAVIFGGVGINPQKALLKKGVDIIIATPGRLLDLISQDSLDLSKIEFLVLDEADRMLDMGFINDIKKILAILPKQRQNLLFSATFSNEIKKLADGLLKSPVLVEVSKANSASFKVEQVVHHVDKDRKKELLLHLVNKNSWQQVLVFTRTKHGANKLSEALVKDKITSAAIHGNKSQGARTKALDDFKNGKVRVLVATDIAARGIDIEQLPHVVNFELPNVAEDYVHRIGRTGRAGNNGIAISLVCVDEHEYLFGIEKLIKQKIKKVEINGFKVNPNIKAEPIGNRSNRGNKANNSNQNRKVKPKDENSSSSTKSKRFASRNRRTNTSSKNI